A window of the Tripterygium wilfordii isolate XIE 37 chromosome 12, ASM1340144v1, whole genome shotgun sequence genome harbors these coding sequences:
- the LOC120011592 gene encoding aspartyl protease family protein At5g10770, translating into MVEPSPLLFTLLVVLLFIVCCDAINYSFEEKTRVLNLNNLKREPKIITSSNCLSKKSRIERGATILEMKHSDHCYGGTNADWNKRQQRKIITDEIRVKSLQSRIKNMVFNYNNGVSDTQIPLTSGIDLETLNYIVTIELGGRKLTVIVDTGSDLTWVQCQPCKSCYNQQDPLFNPSMSSSYQTVLCNSTTCQSLQFDTGNRGVCASNTQTCNYSVSYGDGSYTSGELGRENLNLGNTTVNDFVFGCGRSNNGLFGGVSGLMGLGMSNVSLVSQTPNIFGGVFSYCLPTTEAEASGSLVLGGNTSVYKNSTPISYTKMVQNPMLPTFYFINLTGISIGGVALESPSFGKSRFLIDSGTVVSRLPPSIYRVVRAEFMKQVSGFPSAPGYSILDTCFDLSGYEEVDIPKIEIQFEGNSGMTVDVTGVFYFVKTDASQVCLALASLSYEGEIGIIGNFQQKNQRVVYDTKQSMFGFAEEACSFE; encoded by the exons ATGGTGGAACCATCACCTCTTTTGTTTACTCTACTTGTTGTTTTGCTCTTCATTGTATGTTGTGATGCAATTAACTACTCTTTTGAAGAGAAGACTAGAGTTCTCAATCTGAACAACTTGAAAAGGGAACCAAAAATCATTACCTCTTCAAATTGCCTCTCAAAGAAATCAA GGATTGAGAGGGGTGCAACAATATTGGAAATGAAGCACAGTGATCACTGCTATGGAGGTACTAATGCTGACTGGAACAAGAGGCAGCAGAGGAAGATAATTACGGATGAAATCCGCGTTAAGTCGCTGCAATCTCGAATCAAGAACATGGTTTTCAACTATAACAATGGTGTTTCAGACACTCAAATCCCATTAACATCTGGTATAGACCTCGAAACTCTCAACTACATTGTTACAATTGAATTAGGTGGTAGAAAACTGACTGTAATTGTGGACACTGGAAGTGACTTGACTTGGGTTCAATGCCAACCTTGCAAATCATGTTACAATCAACAAGACCCTCTCTTTAACCCTTCAATGTCCTCTTCATATCAGACAGTTCTGTGCAACTCCACAACTTGTCAATCCCTCCAGTTTGACACTGGCAATAGGGGAGTATGTGCGAGCAACACACAGACCTGTAACTATTCTGTTAGCTATGGTGATGGGTCTTACACAAGTGGTGAATTAGGCCGCGAAaatctcaatctaggcaacactACTGTCAACGATTTCGTATTCGGGTGTGGAAGGAGCAATAATGGTCTATTTGGAGGAGTTTCAGGGCTAATGGGATTGGGAATGAGTAATGTTTCATTGGTTTCTCAGACTCCCAACATATTTGGAGGAGTTTTCTCCTATTGTTTACCTACAACAGAAGCTGAGGCTTCAGGGTCATTAGTTTTAGGAGGAAACACTTCAGTTTACAAGAATTCAACCCCAATTTCATACACTAAAATGGTACAAAATCCAATGCTACCCACATTTTATTTCATCAACCTGACTGGAATCAGCATTGGTGGGGTGGCATTGGAATCTCCAAGTTTTGGTAAAAGTAGGTTTCTGATAGATTCGGGAACAGTAGTCTCAAGACTTCCTCCTTCAATCTACAGAGTTGTGAGAGCAGAGTTTATGAAACAAGTTTCTGGGTTTCCTTCTGCTCCTGGTTATTCAATACTTGATACTTGTTTTGACCTAAGTGGGTACGAAGAAGTGGACATACCCAAGATTGAAATCCAATTTGAAGGGAATTCTGGCATGACTGTGGATGTGACTggggttttttattttgtgaagACTGATGCTTCACAGGTCTGTTTGGCTCTTGCTAGTCTTTCATATGAAGGAGAGATTGGTATAATTGGCAACTTTCAGCAGAAAAACCAGAGGGTTGTGTATGATACTAAGCAATCTATGTTTGGATTTGCAGAAGAAGCTTGTAGTTTTGAGTAG